From Pelosinus fermentans DSM 17108, the proteins below share one genomic window:
- a CDS encoding BglG family transcription antiterminator gives MHLNSRDKEIVKELLATSKFITVDTIAKKLNVSDKTIRNHIININNVLQKMDLGEIIKKPRFGVYLKFDSNNIKKLDELLINNKQSLISEDVSIKNRKVFIIKKLLFANQKYITMQEIADGLYTSRSSVINLLKEIEEWFKQFGITIARRQHSGIEICYSEMDWRRAVDGFYRMLCADIGDINEAADKKSQLKNRVDSSDLFIMKQILESFDVEKIEKILSSLETAEQIVFAYDSYLRLLLHVSLGTMRKRKNKSVVIPTEQANEILGLREYKLAETLAKAIGQEFQVSFAENDILYFAAYLLITEISYIANEKKQEEMAKDIDIIRPFINELIQLIGTILNVDLRSDEGFVNSLILYLRPALYRLKFNIHTENPFLQQIKENYPRVFGAAWASSILFEKYFNVRVGEDEIAFLAIYVETALERINHKMRTVVVCNHGVGISQLLSQQIRRAIPGLEVDDALSLYDYKSMNKSNYDFALSTIPLSEEEKPVIYINSILKPEDIHKIKEQILQYKKIKIRDTALQKGEVSHFLYDEDLIFVNLDVGGKKEVIEYLAERLVAKEKVSKEFIQSVLEREDATSTVVGQGIAIPHGSQQYILDSTIAVAKLKKPIKWKHNEQVDIVFLLAFDLKKDEINKKMIKNFYAKFALLLDDVIVKDKIRGSQTAGQIYDILRNCV, from the coding sequence ATGCATTTGAATTCCAGGGATAAAGAAATTGTAAAAGAGTTACTTGCTACCAGCAAATTTATAACAGTGGATACGATTGCTAAAAAATTGAATGTTTCTGATAAAACCATTCGAAACCATATTATTAACATTAACAATGTTCTGCAGAAAATGGATTTGGGTGAAATTATTAAGAAGCCCCGCTTTGGAGTCTATTTGAAATTTGATTCCAATAACATTAAAAAATTAGACGAACTGCTCATAAACAACAAACAATCTTTGATCAGTGAGGACGTCAGCATAAAAAACAGAAAGGTATTTATCATTAAAAAATTACTCTTTGCCAATCAGAAATATATTACCATGCAGGAGATTGCAGATGGATTATACACCAGTCGTTCTTCGGTTATTAATTTATTAAAGGAGATAGAGGAATGGTTCAAGCAGTTTGGCATCACAATTGCTAGAAGACAGCATTCTGGTATTGAGATTTGCTATTCAGAGATGGATTGGAGAAGAGCTGTTGATGGTTTTTATCGAATGCTGTGTGCCGATATAGGGGATATCAATGAAGCTGCAGATAAAAAAAGTCAATTAAAAAACAGAGTCGATTCGTCAGATCTCTTTATAATGAAGCAAATCTTAGAAAGTTTTGATGTTGAAAAAATAGAGAAGATATTGAGCAGTTTGGAAACAGCAGAGCAGATTGTTTTTGCATATGATTCCTATCTAAGGTTACTGCTGCATGTATCGTTAGGTACCATGAGGAAACGAAAAAATAAGTCTGTTGTGATACCAACGGAGCAGGCAAATGAGATTTTAGGATTACGGGAATATAAGTTGGCTGAAACCTTGGCAAAGGCTATTGGACAAGAATTTCAAGTGAGTTTCGCAGAAAATGATATTTTATATTTTGCAGCCTATCTATTGATAACAGAGATTAGTTATATTGCTAATGAAAAAAAACAAGAAGAAATGGCTAAAGATATAGACATCATTCGTCCATTTATAAATGAGTTAATTCAATTGATCGGTACAATATTGAATGTGGACTTGCGTTCTGATGAAGGATTTGTTAATAGTCTGATACTGTATCTGCGCCCTGCACTATACAGGCTGAAATTTAACATCCATACAGAAAATCCCTTCCTACAACAGATCAAAGAAAATTATCCCCGCGTTTTTGGAGCAGCCTGGGCATCGAGCATTTTGTTTGAAAAATATTTCAATGTGAGGGTAGGGGAGGATGAGATTGCTTTTTTAGCCATCTATGTGGAGACTGCTTTAGAACGAATCAATCATAAAATGCGGACAGTAGTCGTTTGTAATCATGGAGTTGGAATATCCCAGCTGCTATCACAGCAGATTAGAAGGGCAATTCCAGGGTTAGAGGTTGATGATGCATTATCACTATATGATTACAAATCGATGAACAAGTCAAATTATGATTTTGCTCTATCCACCATTCCGCTGTCCGAAGAAGAAAAACCTGTAATATATATTAATTCCATACTTAAGCCTGAGGACATTCATAAAATAAAAGAGCAAATATTGCAATATAAGAAAATAAAAATACGTGATACGGCACTGCAAAAGGGTGAAGTAAGTCATTTTTTATACGATGAAGATCTAATTTTTGTGAATCTCGATGTTGGAGGCAAAAAAGAGGTCATTGAATATTTAGCTGAAAGGTTAGTGGCAAAAGAAAAGGTTAGTAAGGAATTTATACAATCTGTACTGGAAAGAGAAGATGCTACTTCAACGGTAGTAGGCCAGGGGATTGCAATCCCTCATGGTAGTCAGCAGTATATTTTAGATTCAACGATAGCAGTAGCCAAATTGAAAAAGCCAATTAAATGGAAGCACAATGAACAGGTAGATATCGTATTCTTACTAGCTTTTGATTTAAAGAAGGATGAA
- a CDS encoding PTS transporter subunit EIIC, whose translation MKDIFRYLQQIGQSLMLPVSVLPAAGLLFRFGEKDLLNMPAVRDAGMAVFANLPLLFAVGVAIGFSQGQAVAALAAVIGHLIFLAVLKSVNPSIDMGVFSGIVMGLIAAVLYRQFHQMKLPHVLGFFAGKRFVPIATAVAGVVMALLLQIVWPVIQLGIDGIGHLAVNSSVGPALFAAGKRLLIPIGLHHVYYPAFLYEFGHFITPDGTLIRGDFNRYFAGDPTAGIFMASEFPIMMFGLPAAAFAIYYNARPERRKVVAGLMISGALTSFLTGITEPIEFAFIFVAPSLFIFHVLMAGVSGLMTSWLDIHLGFTFSASFIDYLLSYKYGHNQLWIWPVGISIGALYFIVFHLAINHFQLKTPGREDESLPDHEPDTFRRAYNIVKALGGAENIKALDACISRLRVSVKQRESVRKQDFPALGAVGIMEMGTNFQFIFGTQSDGLKEEISKMIGKDFVEEQLTEAYVPTPIQDVRINAPVSGRLIQEGGRIPDYTVAIATRDDSCLAPAAGRVTQVCSNPASLLMRVEPHYQLMIQVELESPALSAALQFLVSEGQEITVGQKILSLSNPREHAESIVRINITGGKEIHITPAEEVTAGEDIIMQCMD comes from the coding sequence GTGAAAGATATATTCCGCTACCTGCAGCAAATCGGACAATCTTTGATGCTGCCTGTATCTGTTTTACCGGCAGCCGGACTTTTATTCCGGTTTGGAGAAAAGGATTTATTGAATATGCCTGCAGTACGGGATGCTGGCATGGCAGTATTTGCTAATTTGCCGTTGTTGTTTGCAGTAGGGGTGGCGATTGGTTTTTCTCAAGGGCAAGCAGTTGCCGCTTTAGCGGCTGTAATTGGTCATCTAATTTTTTTGGCAGTCTTAAAGTCTGTAAATCCGAGTATTGATATGGGCGTTTTTTCTGGTATTGTAATGGGCCTTATTGCAGCTGTTCTATATCGGCAGTTTCATCAAATGAAGCTGCCTCATGTGTTAGGATTTTTTGCCGGAAAGCGCTTTGTACCGATTGCCACAGCTGTTGCAGGTGTGGTGATGGCGCTGCTGCTGCAGATTGTCTGGCCTGTAATCCAATTAGGCATTGATGGCATTGGTCACTTAGCAGTGAATTCTAGTGTCGGTCCGGCACTGTTTGCTGCCGGAAAACGTTTACTGATACCCATCGGTTTGCATCATGTGTACTATCCTGCCTTCTTGTATGAATTTGGGCATTTTATTACTCCTGACGGCACCTTAATACGCGGAGATTTTAACCGCTATTTTGCCGGTGATCCAACGGCAGGCATATTTATGGCTAGTGAATTTCCGATTATGATGTTTGGTCTGCCGGCAGCAGCCTTTGCAATATACTACAACGCCAGACCAGAACGGCGAAAAGTTGTTGCTGGATTGATGATTAGCGGTGCTTTAACTTCCTTTCTGACAGGGATTACCGAACCCATCGAATTTGCTTTTATTTTTGTTGCGCCGTCTTTATTCATATTTCATGTACTAATGGCTGGTGTCTCCGGGCTTATGACCAGCTGGTTAGATATCCATTTGGGATTTACCTTTTCGGCATCCTTCATTGATTATTTATTGTCGTATAAATATGGGCACAATCAGCTGTGGATATGGCCGGTTGGAATCAGTATCGGTGCACTCTATTTTATTGTTTTTCATCTAGCTATCAATCATTTTCAATTAAAAACACCAGGCCGGGAAGATGAATCTCTCCCTGATCATGAGCCAGATACTTTCCGTAGGGCATATAACATAGTGAAAGCATTGGGTGGAGCAGAGAATATTAAGGCTTTGGATGCATGTATTTCACGGCTGCGAGTTTCTGTAAAACAACGAGAGTCAGTAAGAAAACAGGATTTTCCAGCTTTAGGTGCAGTCGGAATCATGGAAATGGGGACTAATTTTCAATTTATCTTTGGGACGCAGTCCGACGGTTTAAAAGAAGAAATTTCCAAGATGATTGGGAAGGATTTTGTTGAGGAGCAACTGACAGAGGCATATGTTCCGACTCCTATACAGGATGTACGAATTAATGCGCCGGTAAGTGGCAGACTGATTCAAGAAGGAGGTCGAATCCCGGATTATACGGTAGCAATTGCCACAAGGGATGATAGTTGTCTTGCCCCTGCTGCCGGCAGAGTGACACAAGTATGTTCAAATCCAGCATCATTACTGATGAGGGTTGAGCCACATTATCAATTGATGATTCAGGTGGAATTAGAATCTCCCGCTTTAAGCGCTGCATTGCAGTTTTTGGTCAGTGAGGGACAAGAGATTACTGTTGGACAGAAGATTCTATCCCTAAGTAATCCTAGGGAGCATGCAGAGAGTATTGTAAGGATTAACATTACTGGAGGAAAAGAGATACACATAACTCCCGCTGAGGAAGTAACAGCAGGAGAAGATATTATTATGCAGTGTATGGATTAA
- the ptsG gene encoding glucose-specific PTS transporter subunit IIBC has product MIKKSFGILQQVGRALMLPVALLPAAGLLLAFGNALQNPAAISIMPLLDNHVIHALAQIMEQAGGIIFGNLSLLFAVGVAVGLSGGEGVAGLAAIVGFLIMNVTMGIVTGITPDMIAGNPAYSSVLGIPTLQTGVFGGIIVGILAAQVYKRFYNIELPSYLGFFAGKRFVPIVTAAAALVLGVAMTFVWPPIQLGLTLFSRNMIDSNKILAAFIFGIIERALIPFGLHHIFYNPFWYQFGEYVSKSGQIVNGDQSIFFAQLKDGVAFTAGTFMTGKFPFMMFGLPAAALAIYHEAKPEKKAAIGGIMLSAALTSFLTGITEPIEFSFLFVAPVLFGIHTIFAGLSFMLMQILNVKIGMTFSGGVIDYLLFGVIPNRTDWWLVIPVGLVFSVIYYFGFRFAIRTWNLKTPGREEDTGTEEVYNAPASSLAADVLQALGGKNNLTHLDACITRLRVSVKNKSEVNQDRLKKLGASGVMVIGDNLQIIFGPKSDILKTQMQDIMAGKEIPQGVVTPAEIQQAAETAASTIIDSIHAFISPLDGKVLAITQVPDQVFSQKIVGDGFAIEPSNGEVISPVDGTITSVLESKHAVGITADSGLELIVHFGIDTVHLKGEGFTLFVNQGDRVKAGQRIFKADLESIKGKVPSVITPIVFTNLAGRLIIVEEGKMVKRGERMNIKVQ; this is encoded by the coding sequence ATGATAAAGAAATCCTTTGGTATTTTACAACAGGTAGGCAGAGCGCTAATGCTGCCAGTCGCTTTATTGCCAGCAGCAGGTCTTTTATTAGCTTTTGGTAATGCATTACAAAATCCAGCGGCAATTAGTATTATGCCTCTGCTTGATAATCACGTGATCCATGCTCTGGCTCAAATTATGGAACAGGCCGGCGGCATTATTTTTGGCAATCTGTCCTTGCTGTTTGCAGTAGGTGTAGCAGTAGGTTTATCTGGCGGCGAAGGTGTTGCCGGGCTTGCAGCAATTGTTGGTTTTCTGATTATGAATGTCACTATGGGGATCGTCACAGGGATTACTCCGGACATGATTGCTGGCAATCCCGCCTACAGCAGTGTACTGGGGATTCCTACACTGCAAACGGGTGTATTTGGTGGTATCATTGTGGGTATATTAGCAGCACAAGTATATAAACGGTTTTACAATATTGAGCTGCCTTCGTATCTTGGCTTTTTTGCAGGGAAACGTTTTGTGCCGATCGTAACAGCAGCTGCGGCCCTTGTTTTAGGTGTTGCCATGACCTTTGTCTGGCCGCCGATTCAATTGGGATTAACCTTGTTTTCACGAAATATGATTGATTCGAATAAGATATTGGCTGCTTTTATCTTTGGTATTATTGAACGCGCACTGATTCCTTTTGGTCTTCATCATATTTTCTATAATCCTTTTTGGTATCAGTTTGGTGAGTATGTAAGTAAAAGCGGACAAATTGTTAACGGTGATCAAAGCATCTTCTTTGCTCAGCTCAAAGATGGCGTAGCCTTTACCGCTGGTACATTCATGACGGGAAAGTTCCCATTCATGATGTTTGGCCTGCCAGCTGCAGCTCTTGCCATCTATCATGAGGCAAAACCCGAGAAGAAAGCGGCAATTGGCGGTATTATGCTTTCGGCGGCACTCACATCTTTTTTAACAGGCATTACTGAACCCATTGAATTTTCCTTCTTGTTCGTTGCGCCAGTACTATTTGGTATTCATACTATTTTTGCTGGTTTATCCTTTATGCTGATGCAGATTTTGAATGTTAAAATCGGTATGACCTTTTCTGGGGGTGTAATTGATTATTTATTGTTTGGCGTTATTCCCAATCGTACGGATTGGTGGTTAGTAATTCCCGTAGGTTTGGTTTTTTCAGTCATCTATTATTTCGGATTCCGTTTTGCGATTCGAACTTGGAATTTAAAAACTCCAGGGCGGGAAGAGGATACAGGAACAGAAGAAGTATACAATGCTCCAGCTTCTAGTTTAGCAGCAGATGTTTTACAGGCGTTAGGCGGTAAAAATAATCTGACACATCTGGATGCTTGTATTACTCGCTTACGTGTCAGTGTAAAAAATAAGAGTGAGGTCAATCAAGATCGACTCAAAAAACTGGGTGCATCCGGCGTTATGGTAATCGGTGATAACCTGCAAATTATCTTTGGACCAAAATCGGATATACTAAAAACGCAAATGCAAGATATTATGGCAGGAAAAGAGATACCCCAAGGAGTTGTAACTCCTGCTGAAATACAACAAGCAGCAGAAACTGCGGCTAGTACAATAATCGATTCCATCCATGCGTTTATTTCTCCATTAGATGGAAAGGTACTTGCTATTACCCAGGTTCCTGATCAAGTGTTTTCACAAAAAATAGTGGGTGACGGTTTTGCTATTGAACCTAGTAATGGCGAAGTTATATCCCCTGTTGACGGCACGATAACCAGTGTGCTGGAAAGCAAGCATGCTGTGGGAATTACTGCTGACAGCGGTTTAGAATTGATTGTACATTTTGGGATTGATACGGTGCATCTAAAAGGTGAAGGATTTACTTTGTTTGTCAATCAAGGGGATCGAGTGAAAGCAGGCCAAAGGATCTTTAAAGCAGATTTGGAATCAATAAAAGGGAAAGTACCATCTGTTATTACTCCGATAGTGTTTACTAATTTGGCAGGCAGGTTGATTATCGTAGAGGAAGGAAAAATGGTAAAACGTGGAGAACGTATGAATATTAAAGTACAATAA
- a CDS encoding PRD domain-containing protein: MATIEGPFTVQRILSNNAVIANTVIGQDVILLGKGMGFGRKAGDLLKSPKYEKIYVVPEGVAEQQALSLIEQVEPAVIQVAEDIIELAKMQLGQALHPRVYVALTDHINFTLIRLSQGMEIKNPFISEIEVMYPDEFYVATQGSKMIAEKLGVTIPREEIGFIALHLHAARHNRSVGESLKHSQIINKVIQHIEMQIGPLQENSGLNYTRLLTHLQSSIHRVITNTAIENPFMEHLKKDFSTSYKLARQVGDIIEKELEVVVPDAEIGYLTIHLERIRSKHHQ; encoded by the coding sequence TTGGCAACGATAGAGGGCCCATTTACTGTTCAACGAATTTTAAGCAATAATGCAGTGATAGCAAATACCGTGATTGGGCAGGATGTTATTTTACTCGGTAAGGGAATGGGATTTGGACGGAAAGCAGGCGATCTGTTAAAAAGTCCGAAATATGAAAAAATTTATGTCGTTCCCGAAGGTGTGGCAGAGCAGCAGGCCTTAAGTTTGATCGAGCAGGTCGAACCGGCAGTGATACAAGTTGCAGAAGATATTATTGAATTAGCCAAGATGCAGCTTGGGCAGGCACTGCATCCTCGCGTCTATGTGGCACTGACAGATCATATTAATTTTACATTAATTCGTCTTTCCCAAGGCATGGAGATCAAAAATCCCTTTATCTCTGAAATTGAAGTCATGTATCCAGACGAGTTTTATGTGGCGACACAGGGATCTAAGATGATTGCTGAAAAGCTGGGTGTAACTATCCCGCGAGAGGAAATTGGTTTTATTGCCCTGCATCTGCATGCGGCCAGACACAATCGGTCAGTAGGTGAGAGTTTAAAGCATTCTCAAATCATTAATAAGGTTATTCAGCATATTGAAATGCAAATAGGACCTTTGCAGGAGAATAGCGGTCTTAATTACACAAGGTTACTTACACATTTACAGAGCAGTATTCACCGGGTGATAACGAATACTGCGATTGAGAACCCATTTATGGAGCACTTAAAAAAAGATTTTTCCACATCCTACAAGCTTGCTCGCCAAGTGGGTGATATTATAGAAAAAGAATTGGAAGTCGTGGTACCGGATGCAGAAATCGGATATTTAACAATCCATTTGGAGCGTATCCGCAGTAAGCATCATCAATGA
- a CDS encoding esterase/lipase family protein, whose product MDSVMQTKEMVMKSNVNSYPIVLVHGFMGWGRNEVLGLKYWGGITDYEQELSSYGYTAYTATVGPVSSNWDRACELYAYIKGGTVDYGHAHSTQKGHSRYGRTYPGLYPEWGNLTTEGKVNKIHLVAHSMGGQTVRTLVQLLKEGSEEERNTTPSQLSSLFAGGKSWVHSITTIASPHDGTTLADGINIFGDFAKNLVASLASFTGAGEKLIYDFKLDQWGLNRKSGESLTDYTNRVFNSAIWNSTNDLANWDLSTDGARVLNQWVKAQSDIYYFSYSTCATVPSILTSNELPHVIYMTPLLYPFGRFIGSYTRNEQGRVIIDNSWKPNDGVVNTISQNGPKIWSSDKIVNYNGVPQIGKWNSMPLLDTIDHMDACGIGTNALTLSWYKGLAEKLSQLTISN is encoded by the coding sequence ATGGATTCTGTAATGCAAACGAAGGAAATGGTAATGAAATCAAATGTCAACTCTTACCCGATAGTGCTAGTACATGGATTTATGGGCTGGGGTAGAAACGAGGTACTGGGACTAAAATATTGGGGAGGGATAACTGACTATGAGCAAGAACTTTCCTCATATGGTTACACGGCTTATACTGCAACGGTAGGCCCTGTATCCAGCAATTGGGACAGAGCTTGTGAGTTGTATGCCTATATCAAGGGAGGAACGGTAGACTACGGTCACGCACATTCTACACAGAAAGGGCATAGCAGGTATGGAAGGACATACCCCGGTCTTTATCCTGAATGGGGCAATCTAACGACGGAAGGTAAAGTAAATAAAATTCATCTTGTGGCTCACAGCATGGGGGGGCAGACAGTACGCACCCTTGTACAATTACTGAAGGAAGGCAGTGAAGAGGAACGAAATACAACGCCATCCCAACTAAGTTCTCTCTTTGCAGGGGGTAAATCGTGGGTTCACAGTATTACTACGATTGCTTCTCCTCATGATGGTACCACACTTGCCGACGGAATCAATATTTTTGGAGATTTTGCTAAGAATCTAGTAGCCTCTCTAGCGTCTTTTACCGGTGCAGGTGAAAAGCTTATCTATGATTTCAAACTTGATCAGTGGGGTTTGAATCGAAAGTCAGGGGAAAGCCTTACAGACTATACAAACAGGGTGTTTAACAGCGCTATCTGGAATAGTACGAATGACCTTGCCAACTGGGATTTAAGTACTGACGGAGCCCGCGTTCTTAATCAATGGGTTAAGGCGCAATCTGATATATACTATTTTTCTTATTCTACCTGCGCAACTGTCCCTAGTATTCTGACGAGTAACGAACTTCCCCATGTAATTTATATGACCCCGCTGTTATATCCCTTTGGAAGATTCATAGGGAGTTATACACGTAATGAACAAGGGCGGGTTATTATTGATAATAGCTGGAAGCCCAATGATGGCGTGGTCAATACCATTTCGCAAAATGGTCCAAAAATCTGGTCTTCTGATAAAATAGTCAACTATAATGGAGTGCCGCAAATAGGCAAGTGGAATTCCATGCCCTTGTTAGATACGATTGATCATATGGATGCATGTGGTATTGGAACAAATGCATTAACTTTATCATGGTATAAGGGTCTTGCTGAAAAACTAAGTCAGCTAACAATAAGTAATTAA
- the gap gene encoding type I glyceraldehyde-3-phosphate dehydrogenase, whose translation MTIKIGINGFGRIGRMCLRAALQNEDIEVVAINSTSDSIASARLLEYDSVHGRLNKEIKATENEIIIDGHPIKIISDRNPANLPWGKLGVDIVIESTGKFNSSKDCEVHLRNGAKKVIISAPASDSTPTIVLGVNENIYLPKVHHIVSNASCTTNCLAPIIKVIHDNFGITNGLMSTVHAFTTDQRSLDNSHKDPRRSRGCMQSIVPTSTGAAKAIGLVIPELKGKLNGVSLRVPVPNVSLVDLVVELEQDVTIEKINDALRTAAENSMTGIMEYCDQPLVSVDFLGNRHSAIVDSLSTLVIEKRKAKILAWYDNEWGYSCRVVDLAQYLGKMLHKEEARNVKTKAVGY comes from the coding sequence TTGACAATAAAAATAGGAATTAACGGTTTTGGACGCATTGGGAGAATGTGTCTAAGAGCGGCGTTACAAAATGAGGATATAGAAGTTGTCGCTATTAATAGTACGTCTGATAGCATTGCATCAGCACGCCTTTTAGAATATGATTCAGTACATGGCAGACTGAATAAAGAGATTAAAGCAACGGAAAATGAAATCATAATTGATGGACATCCTATAAAAATTATTTCCGATCGCAACCCTGCTAATCTTCCTTGGGGAAAACTTGGAGTCGATATTGTTATTGAATCTACAGGGAAATTTAATTCTAGTAAGGATTGTGAAGTTCATTTGAGAAATGGTGCTAAAAAAGTTATCATATCAGCACCGGCTAGTGACTCCACACCGACCATTGTTCTGGGAGTTAACGAAAATATTTATCTGCCTAAGGTCCATCATATAGTTTCTAACGCATCTTGTACGACAAACTGTTTGGCTCCTATTATCAAAGTCATTCATGATAATTTTGGAATTACCAATGGATTAATGTCAACCGTTCATGCATTTACCACCGACCAGCGAAGCTTGGACAATAGTCATAAAGATCCGCGCCGATCAAGAGGTTGTATGCAATCGATAGTTCCAACATCAACAGGAGCTGCAAAAGCAATTGGCCTTGTAATTCCTGAGCTGAAGGGAAAGTTAAACGGAGTTTCCCTACGTGTTCCAGTACCAAATGTATCCTTGGTGGATTTAGTTGTTGAGCTGGAGCAGGACGTTACCATTGAGAAGATCAATGATGCTTTGCGTACTGCCGCTGAAAATTCTATGACAGGTATTATGGAATACTGTGATCAACCTCTCGTTTCCGTTGACTTTTTGGGCAACAGGCACTCGGCCATTGTAGATTCGTTATCGACATTGGTTATTGAAAAGCGAAAAGCAAAAATTCTTGCATGGTATGACAATGAATGGGGATACTCCTGCCGTGTTGTTGATCTGGCACAATATCTTGGTAAAATGCTGCATAAAGAAGAAGCCAGAAATGTCAAAACAAAGGCTGTAGGATACTAA
- the pckA gene encoding phosphoenolpyruvate carboxykinase (ATP), with amino-acid sequence MEKIRENKYLDITEVASKVYHNLSPAQLIEKAISRNEGQLTSAGALRVTTGKYTGRSPNDKFIVDSPTVHNDIAWYNNKAFSGQQFFQLYNRMMGYLQHREIFTFSGYAGADEEHQVKVQFINEFAWQNLFVHQLFIRPEPLQEAGNPDFMVICLPNFTAVPEIDGTNSEAFIVLNLEQRILLIGGTHYAGEMKKAIFTVMNYLLPKQGILSMHCSANMGETGDTALFFGLSGTGKTTLSADHNRRLIGDDEHGWSNQGIFNIEGGCYAKCIKLSQENEPQIWDAIRFGTVLENVVVDEESRAANYDSADFTENTRAAYPVHYIDNVVVPGVGGHPSTIIFLTADAFGVLPPIAKLNNEQAMYHFLSGYTSKLAGTERGITKPEATFSACFGAPFLPLSPLVYAKMLGEKLEQQNTKVFLINTGWSGGPYGIGKRMNLTYTRAMVTAAIAGHMDHVSYDLDPIFNVYVPDTCPGVPDTILKPRNTWSDVTSYDRQARELAALFIENFTRFLEDIPEGIAQSGPKGQ; translated from the coding sequence ATGGAGAAAATAAGAGAAAATAAATACCTCGATATTACAGAGGTAGCCAGTAAAGTATATCACAATCTGTCGCCGGCGCAGCTGATAGAAAAAGCAATTAGCCGGAATGAGGGGCAGCTTACTTCTGCAGGAGCGTTGCGAGTTACTACTGGCAAATATACTGGACGTTCGCCTAATGATAAATTTATTGTGGATTCGCCTACCGTGCATAATGATATTGCCTGGTACAACAATAAAGCTTTTAGCGGTCAACAGTTTTTCCAGCTATATAACCGAATGATGGGATACTTACAACATCGAGAAATCTTTACATTTAGTGGATATGCAGGAGCTGATGAAGAACATCAGGTAAAGGTACAATTTATTAATGAATTTGCTTGGCAAAATCTTTTTGTTCATCAACTCTTTATTCGTCCTGAGCCATTGCAGGAAGCGGGAAATCCTGATTTCATGGTGATTTGCCTACCTAACTTTACAGCGGTACCGGAAATCGATGGTACAAATTCCGAAGCTTTTATTGTTTTGAACCTTGAGCAGAGGATACTATTAATTGGGGGAACCCATTATGCTGGTGAAATGAAAAAAGCTATTTTTACGGTCATGAATTATTTGCTGCCTAAGCAAGGTATTCTTTCGATGCATTGCTCCGCTAATATGGGGGAAACAGGAGATACTGCACTGTTTTTTGGTCTGAGCGGAACTGGTAAGACTACGTTGTCGGCTGATCATAATCGTCGTCTGATCGGGGATGATGAGCATGGCTGGAGTAACCAGGGGATTTTTAATATTGAGGGCGGGTGTTATGCTAAGTGCATTAAACTGAGCCAGGAAAATGAGCCACAGATTTGGGACGCTATTCGTTTTGGCACAGTGTTAGAGAATGTAGTTGTGGATGAAGAAAGTCGTGCGGCAAATTACGATAGTGCAGATTTTACCGAAAATACTCGTGCTGCTTACCCTGTTCATTATATTGATAATGTTGTAGTTCCAGGCGTGGGAGGGCACCCTAGCACCATAATATTTCTAACGGCAGATGCTTTTGGAGTATTACCGCCGATTGCTAAGTTAAATAACGAACAGGCTATGTACCATTTCCTGTCAGGATATACAAGTAAGCTTGCGGGAACAGAGAGAGGTATTACCAAACCAGAAGCCACTTTTTCTGCTTGTTTTGGTGCTCCTTTTCTCCCGTTATCTCCTTTGGTTTATGCAAAAATGCTGGGAGAAAAGTTAGAACAACAGAATACCAAGGTTTTCTTGATTAATACTGGGTGGTCAGGGGGACCTTATGGCATAGGGAAAAGAATGAATTTAACTTATACTAGAGCGATGGTGACAGCAGCTATTGCAGGGCACATGGATCATGTTTCCTATGATCTAGATCCGATTTTTAATGTTTATGTACCTGATACATGCCCTGGAGTACCAGATACCATACTTAAGCCTCGCAATACTTGGAGCGATGTTACATCCTATGATCGTCAAGCTAGAGAATTGGCAGCTTTATTTATTGAAAATTTTACTAGGTTTCTAGAAGATATTCCTGAGGGAATTGCTCAGTCAGGTCCTAAGGGGCAATAA